A genomic window from Diorhabda sublineata isolate icDioSubl1.1 chromosome 8, icDioSubl1.1, whole genome shotgun sequence includes:
- the LOC130447395 gene encoding peroxisomal biogenesis factor 19: MTDKKEDIPKPNVDEELSNLLDSALEDFSKVDTAKRDEISTSNTNASISASTDSQEWSQDFIQQAASQFEENFANFLASADPNTEVTPEFIQQKLQQMADAAQQVLENPTQATDNSSDFAASISQAIQSLNAGAEGLQAPLNEEELMKMFTSQRTGQENDLLPFMQGMMQGLLSKEVLGPSLEDFVQKLPEYIEKNKETLDKKDIERYENQRKLMEEVLTELNKEQEGDSTEVKSERFAKVLSLMQKLQDYGQPPSELVGDLETPFSFDPQGNPLNFPNPGQANSECSLM; encoded by the exons atgaccGACAAAAAGGAAGATATCCCGAAACCTAATGTAGATGAAGAATTATCCAACCTTTTAGACA GTGCTCTAGAGGACTTTTCAAAAGTAGACACAGCCAAAAGAGATGAAATTTCAACATCAAATACTAATGCTTCAATTAGCGCTAGTACAGATAGTCAAGAATGGTCTCAAGACTTTATTCAGCAAGCTGCCAGTCAGTTCGAggaaaattttgcaaatttctTAGCTAGTGCAGATCCCAATACAGAAGTAACACCAGAGTTTATTCAGCAAAAGTTGCAGCAAATGGCTG ACGCTGCTCAACAAGTTCTTGAAAACCCCACACAAGCCACAGATAATTCTTCTGATTTTGCTGCTTCTATATCACAAGCTATTCAATCTCTGAACGCAGGTGCTGAAGGTCTACAAGCTCCTTTGAATGAAGAAGAATTGATGAAGATGTTTACTAGTCAAAGAACTGGTCAAGAAAATGATCTGTTACCATTTATGCAAg GTATGATGCAAGGCTTACTTTCCAAAGAAGTACTAGGACCCAGCTTAGAAGATTTTGTACAAAAGTTACcagaatatatagaaaaaaacaaagagacactagataaaaaagatattgaaCGATATGAAAACCAGAGAAAACTCATGGAGGAGGTGCTAACAGAATTAAATAAAGAACAGGAGGGTGATAGTACTGAAGTTAAGTCTGAAAGGTTTGCTAAAGTACTATCACTTATGCAAAAA ctGCAAGATTATGGACAGCCTCCTTCTGAGTTAGTGGGAGATTTAGAAACTCCATTTAGTTTTGACCCTCAAGGCAATCCACTAAATTTTCCTAATCCAGGGCAGGCCAATTCCGAATGCAGTCTGATGTAA